From the genome of Cervus elaphus chromosome 7, mCerEla1.1, whole genome shotgun sequence:
GAAGATCTATCGTCAGCAGCCCCCCTCCCAGGAAATAACACTCTCAGCCCCAAGCCTCACCAAAGGGCCCTTCCGGGAGTTTCGCTGGGAGGCCAGGGTTGGGACAAAGGGAGAGACGGGTTTTTCAGACCTGTCCTTTTTCCAGTGTCTGGGGGTGGCCCAGTGTTTGCAGAAACAATCTTTATCCTATATTTAGGCCACACCTGTGTTGTACTGCCAAGAAGGAGATGCAAGCCTGACTTGCAGGTTCCCAGAATGGGTAGGAGAGTTGCACAGGGATGGGACCTGGGACCCTCCTTCCAGGCCTCAGTCCCTCGGGTTAGAGTCAGAGGCCTCACCTGGCCTAGTAGGTGGGGCACCAAGGCACCGTCCTGCCACAgggtttacattttctttctcaattcCAAATAGTCATATTGGGAATCAAGTTGCCAATGGGGGGAAGAGGAACAAGCCCAGATAACCAGACTCACTGATTCCTGGTGGCCAGCCCAGAGCCCGCTCCCCTCAGTGATCCTTGTTGCTAAGGAAGACTTTCCCTGGCAACAGGTAGGAGTCACTTAGGGCAGATTCTCCATTGTCCTTTGGGGTTTAGTTGGTTAAGAAGTGTACCACTGTAACTAAGTCCACTGATCCTTGATAACCCCTAAACTAGAGCCTGGATGCCCCTGCATTACCCCTTCAGTCCTCCTATCAACAAAaggtggaattttccagtcagcTCTGGAGTGGTCAATAGATTTTAATGGCTCACAGATCTCCTTTATTTCCTTGCTGCCTTCTCCACCCCTGCTCCCATTACCCTCTCCAGAGTCCTGGCAAGAGCCAGGCCAGCGTGGTGACTGCTGCAGCCACGATGCTCACGGGGGCTGCAGTGCTCGCCACAGCACCGTTGCACAGGTCGCCGACGCAGCAGTCCCTGTGGGTCGTATAAGTCACGTCTCCCACCACTTCTGTCTCCACTTGATTGCAATGATGGGCTGCCACGCAGGCTGGATGGTGATGAATCAAGgtcactgaggctgagagagaaaatgagactGGGGTGTTGAACTGGCTTGAGGACTTGCCTTTTGGGGCAGAGCAGATATGATTTCAAGGAGCCCAAAGGGATCCTCCGCCCCCTCAAAATACACCTCCCTGAAAACAAGTGATCAGAGTTAACATGCTGACATCGTGAAGCCCTAACAGCATTCACTGAAAGGGACCAACATCACTTCTTTCCCAAAACTCAGGAcctcagtctaatcatgagaaaatatcagGTTAATCCAAATTGCaggaaatctttaaaataacaCATCAGTGTCAAGTATCAGAGATCAAGTAAAAGTATCAagatcaagaaatacaaagaaaagaaaaaaagtgtcaaTATCATGGAATCAAAGGAAGACAGCACTGTCACAGAGAGGTGACAACTAAGATAGGAAAGCAAAAGGCGGTAGATCCTGTATCCGAAAAAGGACATGGAAGGGACAACAGGCTCCATCGAGTAAGGTCTGTAGATTAGTCCTGCTGAACCAgtgttattttctgattttgctAATTGTACTGCACTCGTATGGGCTTCCcaattggctcagtggtaaagaatctgtctgccaatccaggagatgcagaagacgaaGATTCgactcttgggttgggaagatctcctagagatggaaatggcaacccactccagtactcttgcctggaaaatcccatggacagaggagcctggtgggccgcagtccacagggtcacagagagtcagacacagctgagcgactaagacactgaccacacacacactatgGTTATATAAGGCAGTAACATTAGAGGAAGTTGGGTAAGGATATACAGTGCTAACCTGTActatttttgaataaaattaacttttctgtcaatctaaaattattttaaaatttaaaacattagaatatacatacacacatacctccCTGGTCCTTAGCTGATGCCTGAGAGTAGGAGTTTGGTTGAATATTTCGGTCCCTACCCTCAAGGTAGAGAGGCTTTTTCAACCATTTGTGAGTACATGGGCTTATGAGTCTCTTTCTGGAGGGTAAAGAGGAGGGAGGTGAGGCCACGCAGACAGCAGGCTTCCGGGGGCTCAGTGCCAGGAGCCAGAAGGGGCTCCAGGCTGCTTCATTCTGACAGCGGCACCATCTGCCCAGAGCTCGACTGAGCCTGGAaggttctggaagccagaaggacTGAAGTAGtaggggctggaggcagggagggtcTTTGGGAGGATGGGGGACACCCTGAGGACTCACGGTTTCCAGACAGTTTGGTCTGTGCCAGCTCTGGTTGGGGTTTGCGCTCCAGGAAGCCGCAGCGTTCGCCCTCTCCGCAAGTGGTCACCGTCTCTTTGCAGGAGCCACTGGGGCCTCCACCGCAGTCATAGCACCGCATGCGGTTTCCTGGTGAGAGAGAAAAGTTGCTGGACCGGGCGCTCCGGGGGTGGCTGGCACAGGGCAACAGGCCTGTGTGACAGGCGCCCCAGCTGCCTCCTTACCCAGGGCAGCCCCCAGCAGGGTGCTGAGCAGGATCCCAGCAAATAGAGGGTTCATTTCGTCTGCCTGTGTCTGTAgcacctctccctccctcccacccccctccctggTCTCCCCTCTGCCAGCCTTTTATCCCTGT
Proteins encoded in this window:
- the LY6G6D gene encoding lymphocyte antigen 6 complex locus protein G6d yields the protein MNPLFAGILLSTLLGAALGNRMRCYDCGGGPSGSCKETVTTCGEGERCGFLERKPQPELAQTKLSGNPSVTLIHHHPACVAAHHCNQVETEVVGDVTYTTHRDCCVGDLCNGAVASTAAPVSIVAAAVTTLAWLLPGLWRG